The following are from one region of the Actinopolyspora halophila DSM 43834 genome:
- a CDS encoding N-6 DNA methylase, giving the protein MPRSAAQVTAAEISRMAGVTRATVSNWRRRHPDFPDPVGGTETSPAYDAERVREWLAERGQLPQRTSYEELRAAVRVADEDERELVVRLLPLVSALAGLDEAELAGIARSAEHERVEALSRSLGRWLAEVPGVEPQSVADYPAAVLGPLLESAATDGLAVVVEVLTEVLAEDPSTGTAATPPQLAELMVRLLAESREVAPTRVFDPACGYGGLLLAAARAGAGELFGQDVVDSQVGVTSVRLGTEAPGVDSVVRPGDSFRSDAFPALRAEGVVCSPPYGIRDWGHEEVAYDPRWVFGVPPKSESELAWVQHCLTHLEPGGRAVLLLPPGVAERASGRRIRSELVRSGALRAVVALPAGAASPPHLGLHLWVLAAPDPDRREIAPVLFVHTPADAAVRGDSAGRVQSGGGREALDWSALRERVLASWRDFAADPEGFESAPGVACGRSAVDLLDENVDLTPQRHVHTTAGAVDPARQEELVRRLREELGQAGRQLLDSAGGPEWPPAGDEPVSWRTATVADLLRGGAVWLHRVSSSRTGDSEEVELPEECRVLSSRDVWEHREVSGSAGDTVVSESVEIAAGDVIMPDVLKGLRTVPVRVAAGDDVGALLGRHLHLLRPDPERLDSWFLAGFLGAEDNVHSATTGSSIMRLSAKRLRVPLVPPEQQRRYGRAFRQLHVMRAAARSAGWAAEETAREMAAGLTSGALLPPGRETGAE; this is encoded by the coding sequence ATGCCCCGATCAGCAGCGCAGGTGACCGCAGCCGAGATCTCCCGGATGGCCGGGGTGACCCGGGCCACGGTCAGCAACTGGCGCCGTCGCCACCCGGATTTCCCGGACCCCGTGGGTGGGACCGAGACCAGCCCCGCTTACGACGCCGAGCGGGTGCGGGAGTGGTTGGCTGAGCGGGGCCAACTTCCGCAGCGCACCTCCTACGAAGAGCTGCGTGCCGCCGTGCGCGTGGCCGACGAGGATGAGCGGGAGCTCGTCGTCCGGTTGTTGCCGCTGGTCTCCGCCCTGGCCGGTCTCGACGAGGCCGAACTCGCCGGGATCGCGCGTTCGGCCGAGCACGAGCGGGTCGAGGCGCTGTCCCGGTCGCTGGGGCGGTGGCTCGCGGAGGTTCCGGGGGTGGAGCCGCAGTCGGTGGCGGATTATCCGGCGGCAGTGCTGGGGCCGTTGCTGGAGAGCGCGGCCACCGACGGGCTCGCCGTCGTGGTGGAGGTGCTGACCGAGGTGTTGGCCGAGGATCCGAGCACCGGAACGGCGGCCACCCCGCCGCAGCTGGCCGAGTTGATGGTGCGGCTGCTGGCGGAGAGCCGGGAGGTGGCGCCGACGCGGGTGTTCGACCCGGCCTGCGGCTACGGCGGTCTGCTGTTGGCTGCGGCCCGGGCGGGTGCGGGGGAGCTGTTCGGCCAGGACGTGGTGGATTCCCAGGTGGGGGTGACCTCGGTGCGGTTGGGCACGGAGGCCCCCGGGGTCGACAGCGTGGTGCGTCCGGGCGACAGTTTCCGTTCGGACGCTTTCCCGGCGCTACGCGCCGAGGGGGTGGTGTGCAGCCCGCCGTACGGGATACGGGACTGGGGCCACGAGGAGGTGGCTTACGATCCCCGCTGGGTGTTCGGGGTTCCGCCGAAGTCGGAGTCGGAGCTGGCCTGGGTGCAGCACTGCCTGACTCATCTCGAACCGGGTGGACGGGCGGTACTGCTGTTGCCGCCGGGGGTGGCCGAGCGTGCTTCGGGGCGGCGCATCCGTTCCGAGCTGGTGCGCTCCGGGGCGTTGCGGGCGGTGGTGGCCTTGCCCGCCGGGGCGGCCTCGCCGCCGCACCTGGGGCTGCACCTGTGGGTGTTGGCCGCGCCCGATCCGGATCGCAGGGAGATCGCTCCGGTGTTGTTCGTGCACACCCCGGCCGATGCGGCGGTGCGGGGGGATTCGGCGGGGCGTGTGCAGTCCGGTGGTGGGCGTGAGGCGCTGGACTGGTCGGCGCTGCGGGAGCGGGTGCTGGCCTCCTGGCGCGATTTCGCCGCCGATCCGGAGGGCTTCGAGTCCGCCCCCGGGGTGGCCTGCGGGCGCTCTGCGGTCGATCTGCTCGACGAGAACGTGGATCTCACCCCGCAGCGGCACGTGCACACCACCGCCGGCGCCGTCGATCCCGCGCGGCAGGAGGAGCTGGTGCGGCGGCTGCGGGAGGAGCTGGGGCAGGCGGGCCGACAGCTGCTGGATTCGGCCGGTGGGCCGGAGTGGCCTCCGGCGGGGGACGAGCCGGTGTCCTGGCGCACCGCGACCGTGGCCGATCTGCTCCGGGGCGGGGCGGTGTGGCTGCATCGGGTCTCCTCTTCCCGCACGGGGGATTCCGAGGAGGTCGAGTTGCCCGAGGAGTGCCGGGTGTTGAGTTCGCGGGACGTGTGGGAGCACCGGGAGGTTTCCGGCTCGGCCGGGGACACGGTGGTGTCCGAATCGGTCGAGATCGCCGCGGGTGACGTGATCATGCCGGATGTGCTGAAGGGACTGCGGACGGTGCCGGTGCGCGTGGCCGCGGGGGATGACGTGGGGGCGCTGCTGGGGCGGCACCTGCATCTGCTGCGGCCGGATCCGGAGCGGTTGGACTCGTGGTTTCTGGCCGGTTTTCTGGGCGCGGAGGACAACGTCCACAGTGCCACCACCGGTAGCTCGATCATGCGGTTGAGCGCCAAGCGGCTGCGGGTGCCGCTGGTGCCGCCGGAGCAGCAGCGCCGCTACGGCAGGGCCTTCCGGCAGTTGCACGTCATGCGTGCCGCCGCCCGGAGCGCGGGATGGGCCGCCGAGGAGACCGCTCGGGAGATGGCCGCCGGGTTGACCTCGGGTGCTCTGCTGCCGCCGGGCCGGGAGACGGGCGCGGAGTGA
- a CDS encoding DNA sulfur modification protein DndB: MSIPMPTDEVEGIRLHVTPFRPNAVIGTLGLSTLLQLVPSPKAQENQQALKHASGTLRRHAEVRGLVQRMLKSTNKGRNVTSYAGYIASGVKDELGAAWSTPPVTLWLGGKLSSISEELVPGTGIRTVSVAPGSPVVAIDGETQVAAWHELHDSPERYGLSVEALAGVRVPFELFWGIEVQDARQIFYDRNVEGIPVTKNLAMSMDQRDFGTHLAHRVIDNVRIEHNGKTVPFGKFVETRSRQLKNSAPEVVTLSALRVLVICTLFGRGGLARSGSTLREEELPEGVTPEHASRRVVPLLSMIISELNEHFVARTAISTPAVLAGIGIAAHQVTGWATAGNHLTDEELLDLLTTVRWEREARYWHGVAGSANAKGTLNFGGGAKDAGGRVADAIVHPDTEYGRKIRGR, from the coding sequence ATGTCCATCCCCATGCCCACCGACGAAGTCGAAGGCATCCGGCTGCACGTCACCCCGTTCCGTCCGAACGCGGTGATCGGCACCCTCGGCCTGTCCACCCTGCTCCAGCTCGTGCCCTCCCCGAAGGCCCAGGAGAACCAGCAGGCGCTCAAACACGCCTCCGGCACGCTGCGCAGGCACGCCGAGGTGCGCGGGCTGGTCCAGCGGATGCTCAAATCCACCAACAAGGGCCGCAACGTCACCTCCTACGCCGGCTACATCGCCTCGGGCGTGAAAGACGAACTCGGCGCGGCCTGGTCCACTCCCCCGGTCACGCTCTGGCTCGGCGGCAAACTCTCCTCGATCAGCGAGGAACTCGTCCCCGGGACCGGCATCCGCACCGTCTCGGTCGCCCCGGGCTCACCCGTGGTCGCCATCGACGGGGAAACCCAGGTCGCCGCCTGGCACGAACTCCACGACTCCCCGGAGCGCTACGGCCTCAGCGTCGAAGCCCTGGCCGGTGTGCGGGTGCCCTTCGAACTGTTCTGGGGCATCGAGGTCCAGGACGCGCGCCAGATCTTCTACGACCGCAACGTCGAAGGCATCCCCGTGACCAAGAACCTGGCGATGTCGATGGACCAGCGCGACTTCGGCACCCACCTGGCCCACCGGGTGATCGACAACGTCCGGATCGAGCACAACGGCAAGACCGTCCCGTTCGGCAAGTTCGTCGAAACCCGCAGCAGGCAACTCAAGAACTCCGCCCCCGAAGTGGTCACCCTGTCCGCGCTGCGCGTGCTGGTCATCTGCACGCTGTTCGGCCGGGGCGGGCTCGCGCGCTCCGGCTCGACGCTGCGGGAGGAGGAACTTCCCGAAGGCGTCACCCCCGAACACGCGAGCAGGCGAGTCGTACCGCTACTGTCGATGATCATCTCCGAACTGAACGAACACTTCGTCGCCCGCACGGCCATCTCCACCCCGGCCGTGCTGGCCGGAATCGGCATCGCCGCGCACCAGGTCACCGGCTGGGCCACGGCGGGCAACCACCTCACCGACGAGGAACTGCTCGACCTGCTGACCACGGTGCGCTGGGAACGCGAAGCCCGGTACTGGCACGGCGTCGCGGGCAGCGCCAACGCCAAAGGCACGTTGAACTTCGGCGGCGGCGCCAAGGACGCCGGAGGCCGCGTCGCCGACGCCATCGTGCACCCCGACACCGAATACGGCCGCAAGATTCGCGGCCGGTAA
- a CDS encoding DUF4352 domain-containing protein, translating into MTEPQQPQTPQPPQQPQAPQPPQPPQRLKPKFSGMAWASLILGIIGMCGSPIPILNNLTAVAAFVGVILGAIALFGGKKTVAGIGTGLGVLAIVITVILQGMMVRELDKALDQGGTGTGTNSSASATPGSGSGSGSNSGSDSTVRLDFGQEHSWSGGETISISKPTPYESDSQFLQPSEGNRYIQFDVRVTNNGDDEYNVGSSSITVQHNGQVAQQNYAAGDQFPNTQLPPGGSVTYTMVFEIGQQTGKLQVSVEPNVFATETIYFSGQV; encoded by the coding sequence ATGACCGAACCGCAACAGCCACAAACACCGCAGCCGCCGCAGCAGCCACAAGCACCGCAGCCACCGCAGCCGCCACAGCGCCTGAAGCCCAAATTCAGCGGGATGGCCTGGGCGAGCCTGATCCTCGGCATCATCGGGATGTGCGGCTCCCCGATACCGATCCTGAACAACCTGACGGCGGTAGCCGCCTTCGTCGGCGTGATCCTCGGCGCCATCGCCCTGTTCGGCGGCAAGAAAACCGTGGCAGGCATCGGTACCGGACTGGGCGTGCTGGCCATCGTCATCACCGTGATCCTGCAGGGCATGATGGTGCGCGAACTGGACAAGGCCCTCGACCAGGGCGGAACCGGCACCGGGACGAACTCCTCCGCCTCCGCCACCCCGGGATCCGGCTCCGGGTCCGGTTCGAACTCCGGATCGGACTCCACCGTGCGGCTCGACTTCGGCCAGGAGCACAGCTGGTCGGGCGGAGAAACGATCTCCATCTCGAAACCGACCCCCTACGAATCGGACAGCCAGTTCCTCCAGCCGAGTGAGGGCAACAGATACATCCAGTTCGACGTGCGGGTGACCAACAACGGCGACGACGAGTACAACGTCGGTTCCTCCTCGATCACCGTCCAGCACAACGGCCAGGTCGCCCAGCAGAACTACGCAGCAGGCGACCAGTTCCCGAACACCCAGCTCCCGCCCGGGGGCAGCGTCACTTACACGATGGTGTTCGAGATCGGTCAGCAGACGGGCAAGCTGCAGGTCAGCGTCGAACCGAACGTGTTCGCCACCGAGACGATCTACTTCTCCGGCCAGGTATGA
- a CDS encoding SdpI family protein produces MAGLGAVIGLAVSMVMLAGVFDYIRYATTRGMLGRNQGIGIRTKRTMASERAWQAGHRAAAPWLWWAARSGYVLAPASVLICVVLAALDTGGVLGVIVGFACFAVVMSFVLIGTREAGRAAASVAEEQG; encoded by the coding sequence ATGGCCGGACTCGGGGCGGTGATCGGTCTGGCTGTCAGCATGGTGATGTTGGCCGGGGTCTTCGACTACATCCGCTACGCCACCACTCGTGGGATGTTGGGCCGGAACCAGGGGATCGGGATCAGAACCAAACGGACCATGGCCTCCGAACGGGCCTGGCAGGCCGGACACCGGGCGGCGGCTCCCTGGCTGTGGTGGGCCGCGCGGAGCGGTTACGTGCTGGCTCCGGCGAGTGTGCTGATCTGCGTCGTGCTCGCGGCGCTCGACACGGGTGGCGTGCTCGGAGTGATCGTCGGCTTCGCCTGCTTCGCGGTCGTGATGTCGTTCGTCCTGATCGGAACACGCGAGGCCGGGCGGGCGGCCGCGAGCGTCGCCGAGGAGCAGGGCTGA
- a CDS encoding tetratricopeptide repeat protein, whose amino-acid sequence MGTPAYMAPEQAMNNTVTPAGDLYSPGCVLLAELDGYSGTSTASVLECRVMAATCRMELGENQRAARELRSLLNEYLRLLPDELERILEVRVQLATLLSNTGETDEARQLLRQVLAVATTEESALHAEQAQRMLDRLDELGR is encoded by the coding sequence ATGGGAACCCCGGCCTACATGGCCCCGGAACAGGCCATGAACAACACCGTCACCCCGGCCGGGGATCTCTACTCGCCGGGCTGCGTGCTGCTCGCGGAACTCGACGGCTACTCGGGAACCTCGACCGCCTCGGTGCTGGAATGCCGCGTCATGGCCGCCACCTGCCGCATGGAACTCGGCGAGAACCAGCGTGCGGCCCGCGAACTCCGCTCGCTGCTCAACGAATACCTGCGCCTGTTGCCCGACGAACTGGAACGCATCCTGGAAGTGCGGGTTCAGCTCGCCACGCTGCTGTCGAACACCGGGGAGACGGACGAGGCCAGGCAACTGCTGCGGCAGGTGCTGGCCGTGGCCACCACTGAGGAATCCGCGCTGCACGCCGAGCAGGCGCAGCGGATGCTGGACCGGCTCGACGAACTGGGGCGCTGA
- a CDS encoding protein kinase domain-containing protein — MRCESAAKPPSRGHERGAGQAAARAGSRGEASLIHRDLEPSNVMIADSGTIKVLDFGIAVVLDGGHTKNSPVRARAWEPRPTWPRNRP; from the coding sequence GTGCGCTGCGAGTCCGCAGCGAAGCCGCCGTCGCGCGGGCACGAGCGCGGGGCCGGTCAGGCAGCTGCGCGGGCGGGCAGCCGCGGGGAGGCCTCGCTGATCCACCGCGACCTCGAACCGAGCAACGTGATGATCGCCGACAGCGGCACGATCAAAGTGCTCGACTTCGGCATCGCGGTCGTGCTGGACGGCGGCCACACCAAAAACTCGCCCGTGCGGGCGAGAGCATGGGAACCCCGGCCTACATGGCCCCGGAACAGGCCATGA
- a CDS encoding DUF397 domain-containing protein encodes MADLTGVTWRKSSRSQGADNCVEVAVTTDVVGVRDTKDRAAGHFTTTGRQWSAFLAAMKTSRFD; translated from the coding sequence ATGGCTGATCTGACCGGCGTGACCTGGCGGAAGTCCAGCCGCTCGCAGGGCGCGGACAACTGCGTTGAAGTCGCGGTGACCACCGACGTCGTTGGCGTGCGCGACACGAAGGACCGTGCTGCCGGGCACTTCACCACTACCGGCAGGCAGTGGTCGGCCTTCCTCGCCGCCATGAAGACCAGCCGATTCGACTGA
- a CDS encoding helix-turn-helix domain-containing protein has protein sequence MSNTPPAVRRVQVGLILRNLRYAAGVSPAKISERLDWYSGKLTKVERGDLTASAAEIEVMLEMYGVADDQEQAERLRELGKEARRRDQPAKVPDWAATSIALEGASAEIKAYDPEVIPAILQTEHYARAVLSNPLDESVDPEPGVAERMMRADRALHDDGPQVWVILGEAALHRQIGDYQVLRDQLQHLRKMAKRSNVVLQIIPFTTGEHVALGSGWKLFTLEEPEATYVYLEGLTSADYIDRPAHTDAYKRAFDRLRAAAASERETATMLDRRIKELRHQTTE, from the coding sequence TCACCGGCCAAGATCTCCGAACGGCTCGACTGGTACTCGGGCAAGCTGACCAAAGTGGAACGCGGCGACTTGACCGCCAGTGCGGCCGAGATCGAAGTCATGCTCGAGATGTATGGCGTGGCGGACGATCAGGAACAGGCCGAGCGACTGCGGGAACTCGGCAAGGAAGCCCGGCGCCGTGATCAACCGGCCAAAGTTCCCGACTGGGCCGCTACCAGCATCGCTCTGGAAGGCGCGTCAGCGGAAATCAAGGCGTACGACCCCGAAGTTATCCCCGCGATCCTGCAGACCGAGCACTACGCGCGGGCTGTGCTGTCCAACCCGCTGGACGAGTCCGTGGACCCCGAACCGGGTGTGGCCGAGCGGATGATGCGTGCCGATCGTGCGCTTCACGACGATGGACCGCAGGTGTGGGTAATCCTCGGCGAAGCCGCGCTGCACCGGCAGATCGGTGACTACCAGGTGTTGCGTGATCAGCTTCAACACCTGCGCAAGATGGCCAAGCGCTCCAACGTCGTTCTGCAGATAATCCCGTTCACGACCGGTGAGCACGTCGCGCTCGGCAGCGGATGGAAGCTGTTCACGTTGGAAGAGCCCGAAGCTACCTACGTGTACTTGGAAGGGCTCACGTCAGCCGACTACATCGACCGGCCCGCCCACACGGACGCCTACAAGCGGGCGTTCGATAGGCTGCGCGCGGCGGCGGCGTCCGAGCGCGAGACAGCCACGATGCTGGACCGCCGAATCAAGGAGCTGCGACACCAGACCACGGAGTAG